From the genome of Pseudomonas helvetica:
GCTGTCGGTGGACGCCTGCCTCGATCGCTTACTGACCTGGCTCGGCGAATGCGCGGTGCTACCGCACCGATGACTCGACCGGCGTTTTCCCGCCTGCCGGTGACGGTGCCTCTGCCGTTACTGTTGCAGGCATTGGCGCAAATCAAGGACAGCGACTGGCATAGCCATTTCAACAGCCACTATTTCAGTGGCGACTGGAGCGGGGTGGCGCTGATCAGCGCGGCTGATGCGCTGACGGAGCTATCCCCTGGCCATGGAAAACCGGTGTTGCGAGCGCCGTGGCTGCTCGATGGTCGGTGGCAGCGTGCATTGCAGGAATTACCGTTGGACATCGTCTCGGCAAGATTGCTGAAGCTGGGGCCCGGCAGTCGGATTCACGAGCACCGCGACTATGACCTTGAGGGGCCAGAGGCCGATCTGCGGCTGCATATTCCATTACTCAGCCCACCGAATGTCGACTTTCTGCTCGACGGTTTGCGGATGCCGATGGAGGCCGGCGAATGCTGGTTTCTCGACCTGTCGCGGCCTCACAGCGTCGACAATCGCGACAGCCGCGAGCGGGTGCATCTGGTGATCGATTGCAGGCCCGCCCCTTGGTTGGAACAGGCGATTGTCGAGGGCGTTTCAACCACGCCGGCGCCTGGCGTCGGTCATGCAGCGCAAGCGCTGGCACAGTTTCGACGGCTGCTGGAAAACGATCCGCAGCTCTGCAAGAGCTTGCAGGGCGTGACCGACAACGAAACCTTTATCGCCACCACCCTGAAGCTGGCTGCCGAACATGGCCTGGCGTTCTCCCGTGAAGAGTTGCGTGCTGCGATGCGCAATGGCCGTCGCCAATGGAATGAACAATGCAGCGCCTGAACCTCGACGGCTGGTTGCCGATTCGCGTCTGGCAGCAGGCCGGGGAGTGGCGGGTCGATTGGTGCTGGTTTGGTGATCAGCCGTTGCGACAGCCGTTTTTCCGCGATGCGGTGGAGGAGGCGCTGCGCCTGCCGTTCAACCAGGCCTTCCGCCGTCAAACGCCGCTGAGAACGCTAAGTGATTGGCAGACGATCAGCCTTGGGCTGGTGCCGAGTGCGTTCATTTTTCACGCCTCGCGCTGTGGCTCGACGCTGATCAGCCAGATGCTGGCGCAACTCGACAACCACATCGTCATTTCCGAACCACCACCACTGGATGCCTTGCTACGCAGCGAACTTCCGCCTGCAGAACGCAACGCGGCGATTCGCGGTTTGCTCTCGGCCTATGGCCAGCCGCGCCGAGGTGTGGAACAACGCTTGGTGATCAAGCTGGACGCCTGGAACATCGGTGAGCTGAAGCGGTTGCGTGAGTGTTTCCCTGATACGCCCTGGTTGTTTGTCTACCGCGATCCGCTGGAAATCGCCGTCTCACACCTGCGTCGTCCGGGCCTGCACATGGTGCCAGGGCTGATCGGCACCAGTGCATTGGACGATGGGGCAGCATTCGAGGGGCGAGAGGATTTCATCGCGCGGCGCTTGGGCAAACTGCTGCAATTAGGCGTTGAACATTGCCACGAATTTGCCGGACTGGCGGTCAACTATCGTGAGTTGCCGGGCGCCATGGAGGGCCATTTGGCCAGGTTTTTTGCACTGAATACCGAGCAGCGAACCCAAGTGTTCAGCGCTGTAAGTCAGCACGCCAAACAACCGGCCGAAACGTTTGTGGCCGACAGCGAAGGCAAACAACAAGAAGCTTCGGCGCGGCTCAGAGAACGCGTTGAGTGTTGGGCGCACGGGCCTTACGAAGCATTGGAGCAATGGCGAACCGCTTCTTGTGGCGAGGGAGCTTGCTCCCGCTGGGCCGCGGAGCGGCCCTGAACTGGCAATGGTATTTTGTCAGACCTCGTCGGCTGAATAACGACGGCTTCGCCCGAACGCGGATCGGCCGACGGGAGCAAGCTCCCTCGCCACAGGTGAATCAACCGCTCAGCTCTTCGACGATAAATCCGCCATGCCCTTGAGCAACTCGATCGGCAACGGAAATACAATGGTCGAGCTCTTGTCGCCGGCAATCGAATTCAGCGTCTGCATATAGCGCAACTGCATGGCGCCGGGTTGGCGACCGAGCATTTCGGCGGCTTGCATGAGCTTTTCCGAGGCCTGCAATTCACCTTCGGCGTGG
Proteins encoded in this window:
- a CDS encoding sulfotransferase family protein — its product is MQRLNLDGWLPIRVWQQAGEWRVDWCWFGDQPLRQPFFRDAVEEALRLPFNQAFRRQTPLRTLSDWQTISLGLVPSAFIFHASRCGSTLISQMLAQLDNHIVISEPPPLDALLRSELPPAERNAAIRGLLSAYGQPRRGVEQRLVIKLDAWNIGELKRLRECFPDTPWLFVYRDPLEIAVSHLRRPGLHMVPGLIGTSALDDGAAFEGREDFIARRLGKLLQLGVEHCHEFAGLAVNYRELPGAMEGHLARFFALNTEQRTQVFSAVSQHAKQPAETFVADSEGKQQEASARLRERVECWAHGPYEALEQWRTASCGEGACSRWAAERP
- a CDS encoding aspartyl/asparaginyl beta-hydroxylase domain-containing protein — protein: MTRPAFSRLPVTVPLPLLLQALAQIKDSDWHSHFNSHYFSGDWSGVALISAADALTELSPGHGKPVLRAPWLLDGRWQRALQELPLDIVSARLLKLGPGSRIHEHRDYDLEGPEADLRLHIPLLSPPNVDFLLDGLRMPMEAGECWFLDLSRPHSVDNRDSRERVHLVIDCRPAPWLEQAIVEGVSTTPAPGVGHAAQALAQFRRLLENDPQLCKSLQGVTDNETFIATTLKLAAEHGLAFSREELRAAMRNGRRQWNEQCSA